GCCCAGGGCATTTATGCCCACCGTCGCACCAGCGCCGTTGGCCCAACCCAGGCCCCCGCTCAGCACAGCCGGGGAGTAGTGGGGATTTTGGGCGCTAGCCGACCTTGTAGGCGTTTTCCACATCCAGCACCTTGGTCACGCCGATCTCGCGGCAGTTGTCGTAGAAGGGGCAGGCACTGCACTCGGCGTAGACCTTGGGGGGCAGGGCCTCGCGGGTGGTCACGTGGTAGCCCAGGCTGGTGAAAAACTTGACCTGGAGCGTCCAGGCGAAGATTTGCGGGATGCCCAGGTCCTTGGCCTCGCGTTCGGCGGCCAGGGCTATCCAGCGGCCCAACCCCTGCCCCTGCCGCTCGGGGTGGATAGCCAGACCCCGCA
This DNA window, taken from Meiothermus sp. CFH 77666, encodes the following:
- a CDS encoding N-acetyltransferase, producing the protein MSNLIEIGTTVLPRVRWDANVELRKARMKDVEQIYTLIKYWAERGLMLVRSHNHLYENLRDFFVLEDEYGHIVGSGALHILWHDIAEVRGLAIHPERQGQGLGRWIALAAEREAKDLGIPQIFAWTLQVKFFTSLGYHVTTREALPPKVYAECSACPFYDNCREIGVTKVLDVENAYKVG